In one window of Cupriavidus necator N-1 DNA:
- the rimM gene encoding ribosome maturation factor RimM (Essential for efficient processing of 16S rRNA), with translation MVQPQGEPQKACKLPAALLYADPLPEDLVEVGYIGAAYGIRGWIKVLPHADDASALLHARRWWLLAPPQAGLVVADASRAQPVCVKIAQSREHSGTVVAQASGVADRNLAEALKGRRVWIRRADFPAPEEDEFYWVDLIGCTVSNEQGELLGEVSGLIDNGAHQILQVACVLPDGKAGERLIPFVDAFLRSVDTAGRRIVVDWGLDY, from the coding sequence CTGGTTCAGCCCCAGGGCGAGCCGCAAAAGGCTTGCAAACTGCCCGCGGCGCTCCTGTATGCCGACCCCCTGCCGGAAGACCTGGTAGAGGTCGGCTATATTGGCGCTGCATACGGCATCCGCGGCTGGATCAAGGTCTTGCCGCATGCCGATGATGCTTCGGCCCTGCTGCATGCCCGCCGCTGGTGGCTGCTGGCACCGCCGCAGGCGGGGCTGGTGGTGGCCGATGCGTCGCGTGCCCAGCCCGTCTGCGTAAAGATCGCGCAGTCGCGCGAGCACAGCGGCACCGTCGTGGCGCAAGCGTCCGGCGTGGCCGACCGCAATCTTGCGGAAGCGCTCAAGGGCCGTCGCGTGTGGATCCGGCGTGCGGATTTTCCCGCGCCGGAAGAAGATGAGTTCTACTGGGTCGACCTGATCGGCTGCACCGTCAGCAACGAGCAAGGCGAGTTGCTGGGCGAGGTGTCCGGGCTGATCGACAACGGTGCCCACCAGATCCTGCAGGTGGCCTGCGTGCTCCCTGACGGCAAAGCCGGTGAACGGCTGATTCCGTTTGTCGATGCGTTCCTGCGCTCGGTGGATACCGCGGGCAGGCGCATCGTGGTGGACTGGGGGCTCGACTACTGA
- the trmD gene encoding tRNA (guanosine(37)-N1)-methyltransferase TrmD, whose protein sequence is MQFDVITLFPDMFRALTDWGITSRAAKQQRYGLRTWNPRDFTVDNYRTIDDRPYGGGPGMVMLAKPLDDAIDAAVAAQAQAGVPKPHVVLMSPQGKTLSHARVMELAERPGLVLLCGRYEAIDQRLIDRRVDEEISLGDFVLSGGELPAMALIDAVVRHLPGVLGDAQSAVQDSFVNGLLDCPHYTRPEEYEGVRVPEILLGGHHAEIEKWRRQQALANTASKRPDLIEAAREQGLLTRADEKFLSEWAAKEGRGETPAR, encoded by the coding sequence ATGCAGTTCGATGTGATCACGCTGTTTCCCGACATGTTTCGCGCGCTGACCGACTGGGGTATCACCAGCCGGGCGGCCAAGCAGCAGCGCTATGGCTTGCGCACTTGGAATCCGCGTGATTTCACGGTCGACAACTACCGCACCATCGATGATCGTCCTTACGGCGGCGGTCCCGGCATGGTGATGCTGGCCAAGCCGCTGGATGATGCGATCGATGCCGCGGTGGCGGCGCAGGCGCAGGCCGGCGTGCCGAAGCCGCATGTGGTGCTGATGTCGCCGCAGGGCAAGACGCTGTCGCATGCCAGGGTGATGGAGCTGGCCGAACGGCCGGGCCTGGTCTTGCTGTGCGGCAGGTATGAGGCCATCGACCAGCGGCTGATCGACCGCCGCGTGGACGAGGAAATCAGCCTCGGCGACTTTGTGCTGTCGGGCGGCGAGCTGCCGGCGATGGCGCTGATCGACGCCGTGGTGCGGCACTTGCCCGGCGTGCTGGGCGATGCGCAGTCCGCCGTGCAGGACAGTTTCGTCAATGGCCTGCTGGATTGTCCGCACTACACGCGGCCGGAAGAATATGAAGGCGTGCGGGTTCCCGAGATCCTGCTCGGGGGCCATCACGCCGAGATCGAGAAATGGCGGCGCCAGCAGGCGCTGGCCAATACCGCGAGCAAGCGCCCCGACCTGATCGAGGCCGCTCGCGAACAAGGTTTGCTGACCCGCGCCGACGAGAAATTCTTGTCGGAATGGGCGGCGAAGGAAGGGCGGGGGGAGACCCCCGCCAGGTAA
- the rplS gene encoding 50S ribosomal protein L19: MNIIEQIEKEEIARLTANKTIPAFAPGDTVIVNVNVVEGTRKRVQAYEGVVIAKRNRGLNSSFIVRKISSGEGVERTFQLYSPLIAGIEVKRRGDVRRAKLYYLRQRSGKSARIKEKLVSKAAVAAKAAQ; this comes from the coding sequence ATGAACATCATCGAGCAGATCGAGAAGGAAGAGATCGCGCGTCTGACCGCGAACAAGACCATCCCCGCATTCGCACCTGGCGACACCGTGATCGTCAACGTGAACGTGGTGGAAGGTACCCGCAAGCGCGTGCAGGCCTACGAAGGCGTCGTGATTGCCAAGCGCAACCGCGGCCTGAATTCGTCCTTCATCGTGCGCAAGATCTCGTCGGGTGAAGGCGTGGAACGTACGTTCCAGCTGTACTCGCCGCTGATTGCCGGCATCGAAGTGAAGCGTCGCGGCGACGTGCGTCGTGCGAAGCTGTACTACCTGCGCCAGCGTTCGGGCAAGTCCGCACGTATCAAGGAAAAGCTGGTGTCGAAGGCTGCTGTCGCTGCCAAGGCTGCGCAGTAA
- a CDS encoding CoA pyrophosphatase yields the protein MRPAFDPESLPVIDTDLRNSALSAPRLQVDFIRHRFQVPPAWAPELTDESRVYDRSRGLRDAAVLVPLVERHDGLTVLLTQRNANLSAHAGQISFPGGRQESWDVNRIDTALRETEEEVGLARDYVEVLGALPDYITGTGFHVSPVVGLVRDGFTLRPDASEVADVFEVPLAFLMDPSHHERRLFRWVDGERVFYAMPYPRETGGHRFIWGATAGMLRNLYHLLAA from the coding sequence ATGCGTCCTGCTTTCGATCCCGAATCCCTTCCCGTCATCGACACCGACCTGCGCAACAGCGCCCTGAGCGCGCCGCGGTTGCAGGTGGACTTTATCCGGCACCGCTTCCAGGTGCCGCCGGCCTGGGCGCCGGAGCTGACCGATGAATCGCGTGTCTATGACCGCAGCCGCGGGCTGCGCGACGCCGCCGTGCTGGTGCCGCTGGTGGAGCGCCATGACGGCCTGACGGTGCTGCTGACGCAGCGCAATGCCAACCTGAGCGCGCATGCCGGGCAGATCAGCTTCCCGGGCGGGAGGCAGGAGTCATGGGATGTCAACCGAATCGACACGGCGCTGCGCGAGACGGAAGAAGAGGTGGGCCTGGCGCGCGACTATGTGGAAGTGCTGGGTGCGCTGCCGGACTACATCACCGGCACCGGTTTCCACGTGAGCCCCGTGGTAGGGCTGGTGCGTGACGGTTTCACGCTGCGCCCCGATGCCTCGGAAGTCGCCGACGTCTTCGAAGTGCCGCTCGCGTTCCTGATGGACCCGTCCCACCATGAACGGCGCCTGTTCCGCTGGGTCGATGGCGAACGGGTGTTCTACGCCATGCCCTATCCGCGCGAGACAGGCGGCCACCGCTTTATCTGGGGCGCCACCGCGGGCATGCTGCGCAATCTTTACCACCTGCTGGCGGCCTGA
- a CDS encoding sulfurtransferase produces MQIVNISAYKFVSLDDIETLRPAMRERCEAAGLKGTILLAPEGINMFLAGPRAAIDGFMAWLHADARFADIVPKESLSENQPFKRMLVRAKKEIITMKMPLIRPEEGRAPSVRPADLKRWLDQGHDDEGRPVVMLDTRNDFEVAVGTFEDAVEYDIAKFSEFPEAVAAHKGELEGKTVVSFCTGGIRCEKAAIHMQEAGIERVYQLEGGILKYFEEVGGSHYRGDCFVFDYRTALNPNLEPAGPKQCFACRAVVTPQEQQSPHYVVGKSCPHCIGSKDQAAA; encoded by the coding sequence ATGCAGATCGTCAATATTTCCGCTTACAAATTCGTCTCGCTGGACGACATCGAGACCCTGCGCCCGGCCATGCGCGAGCGCTGCGAAGCGGCCGGCCTGAAAGGCACGATCCTGCTCGCGCCCGAGGGCATCAACATGTTCCTGGCGGGCCCGCGCGCTGCCATCGACGGCTTCATGGCCTGGCTGCATGCCGATGCGCGCTTTGCCGATATCGTGCCCAAGGAAAGCCTGTCGGAAAACCAGCCCTTCAAGCGCATGCTGGTGCGCGCCAAGAAGGAAATCATCACCATGAAGATGCCGCTGATCCGCCCCGAGGAAGGCCGCGCGCCGTCAGTGCGGCCGGCCGACCTGAAGCGCTGGCTGGACCAGGGGCACGACGACGAAGGCCGTCCGGTGGTGATGCTGGACACGCGCAATGATTTCGAAGTCGCGGTTGGCACGTTCGAAGACGCCGTCGAATACGACATCGCCAAGTTCAGCGAATTTCCCGAGGCAGTGGCGGCCCACAAGGGTGAGCTGGAAGGCAAGACCGTGGTGTCGTTCTGCACCGGCGGCATCCGCTGCGAGAAGGCGGCGATCCATATGCAGGAAGCCGGCATCGAGCGCGTGTACCAGCTCGAGGGCGGCATCCTGAAGTACTTCGAGGAGGTCGGCGGCAGCCACTATCGCGGCGACTGCTTCGTCTTTGACTACCGCACCGCGCTGAACCCCAACCTGGAGCCTGCCGGCCCCAAGCAATGCTTTGCCTGCCGCGCGGTGGTCACGCCGCAGGAGCAGCAAAGCCCGCACTACGTGGTCGGCAAGAGCTGCCCCCACTGCATCGGCAGCAAGGACCAGGCCGCAGCCTAA
- the dnaE gene encoding DNA polymerase III subunit alpha — protein sequence MSAPRFVHLRLHSEYSIVDGIVRLEDAVKAAAADGMGALALTDLANAFGLIRYYKEARGGGVKPVVGADVWLTNAEDRDKPSRLLLLVQDRRGYLNLCMLLSRAWLGNQHRGRAEIDPAWFLEPGEDDLPLATGLIALSGAMGGDIGMALANGNADGARRAAQHWSTVFAQRFYIELQRAGNAGTDAYVQQAVQLAAELQLPVVATHPVQFMTPDDYTAHEARVCIAEGELLANPRRTRRFTTDQYFKTQDEMCALFADIPSALENAVEIARRCNLTLELGKPRLPLFPTPDGMSLDDYLVFMAKDGLEKRLAVLFPDEAVRESKRPEYYARLEFETGTIIKMGFPGYFLIVADFINWAKNNGVPVGPGRGSGAGSLVAYALGITDLDPLKYALLFERFLNPERVSMPDFDIDFCQHGRDRVITYVKEKYGKDAVSQIATFGTMAAKAAVRDVGRVLDLGYGFVDGIAKLIPFKPGKLVTIEEAKKEEPLLTERENNEEEVRQLLELAQRVEGMTRNVGMHAGGVLIAPGRLTDFCPLYTQGAQNDGMSGVVSQYDKDDVEAAGLVKFDFLGLTTLTILDWAERYIRRLDPSKADWNCSHIPLDDSPAFDILKTANTVAVFQLESRGMQGMLKDAKPDRFEDIIALVALYRPGPMDLIPSFCARKHGREKVEYPDPRVEPVLKETYGIMVYQEQVMQMAQIIGGYSLGGADLLRRAMGKKKPEEMAQHRVMFREGADKNGLSAQQADDIFDLMEKFAGYGFNKSHAAAYALLAYYTAWLKAHHPAEFMAANMSLAMDDTDKVKILYEDCKLNKLAVLPPDVNASEYRFAPTDSKTIRYGLGGIKGSGQGAIEDILRAREERPFTDLFDFCERVDRRQVNRRTIEALIRAGAFDSLNDNRAQLLASVPIAMEAAEQKAESANQVSLFDLMGDAGEAHRPELLDEPRWSPKRALQEEKQALGYYFSGHLFDAYRDEVRRFNKGTLAALEKEVQGNGGGFGRDVRGKAIAGVISGVRTQMTQRGKMLIVTLDDGTGLVEMTVFNELFDANRHMFREDELLIATGNARHDTFTGGVRFTAESVMDLVAARLKFASAVRLAMNGNSSTGMLRELLMPHLARASGGQGLPVRIHYQSAAASCEAMLGADWKVVPSDEALTALRLALSPDSVSTLYE from the coding sequence ATGTCCGCACCCCGCTTCGTACACCTCCGCCTGCATTCCGAATATTCCATCGTGGACGGCATCGTCCGCCTGGAAGACGCCGTCAAGGCCGCCGCCGCCGATGGCATGGGCGCGCTCGCCCTGACGGACCTTGCCAACGCCTTCGGGCTGATCCGTTACTACAAGGAGGCGCGCGGCGGCGGCGTGAAGCCCGTGGTCGGTGCCGACGTCTGGCTCACCAACGCCGAGGACCGCGACAAGCCGTCGCGCCTGCTGCTGCTGGTGCAGGACCGCCGCGGCTACCTGAACCTGTGCATGCTGCTGTCGCGCGCGTGGCTGGGCAACCAGCACCGCGGGCGCGCCGAGATCGATCCGGCCTGGTTCCTGGAACCCGGCGAGGACGACCTGCCGCTGGCCACCGGCCTGATCGCCCTGTCGGGCGCAATGGGTGGCGATATCGGCATGGCGCTGGCCAACGGCAATGCCGACGGTGCGCGCCGCGCGGCACAGCATTGGTCCACGGTATTCGCGCAGCGCTTCTACATCGAACTGCAGCGTGCCGGCAATGCCGGCACCGATGCCTACGTGCAGCAGGCCGTGCAGCTGGCGGCTGAACTGCAACTGCCGGTGGTGGCCACGCATCCGGTGCAGTTCATGACGCCGGACGACTACACCGCGCACGAGGCGCGCGTGTGCATCGCCGAGGGCGAGCTGCTGGCCAATCCGCGCCGCACCCGGCGCTTTACCACCGACCAGTACTTCAAGACCCAGGACGAGATGTGCGCGCTGTTCGCGGACATCCCCTCGGCACTGGAGAATGCGGTCGAGATCGCGCGCCGCTGCAACCTGACGCTGGAGCTGGGCAAGCCGCGCCTGCCGCTGTTCCCGACGCCCGACGGCATGTCGCTGGACGACTACCTGGTCTTCATGGCCAAGGACGGGCTGGAGAAGCGCCTGGCGGTGCTGTTCCCCGACGAGGCGGTGCGCGAATCGAAGCGCCCGGAATACTACGCACGGCTGGAGTTCGAGACCGGCACGATCATCAAGATGGGCTTCCCCGGCTACTTCCTGATCGTGGCGGACTTTATCAACTGGGCCAAGAACAACGGCGTGCCGGTGGGTCCGGGCCGCGGTTCGGGCGCCGGTTCGCTGGTCGCGTATGCGCTCGGCATTACCGACCTGGATCCGCTCAAGTACGCGCTGCTGTTCGAGCGATTCCTGAACCCAGAACGGGTGTCGATGCCTGACTTCGACATCGACTTCTGCCAGCACGGCCGCGATCGCGTGATCACCTACGTGAAGGAGAAGTACGGCAAGGACGCGGTATCGCAGATCGCCACCTTCGGCACCATGGCGGCCAAGGCCGCGGTGCGCGACGTGGGCCGCGTGCTCGACCTCGGCTACGGCTTTGTCGACGGCATCGCCAAGCTGATCCCGTTCAAGCCGGGCAAGCTGGTCACCATCGAGGAGGCCAAGAAGGAAGAGCCACTGCTGACCGAGCGCGAGAATAACGAGGAAGAAGTTCGCCAGTTGCTGGAACTGGCGCAGCGCGTGGAAGGCATGACGCGTAACGTCGGCATGCACGCCGGCGGAGTGCTGATCGCGCCCGGCAGGCTGACCGACTTCTGCCCGCTGTACACGCAGGGCGCGCAGAACGACGGCATGAGCGGCGTGGTCAGCCAGTACGACAAGGACGACGTCGAGGCCGCCGGCCTGGTGAAGTTCGACTTTCTGGGCCTGACCACGCTGACCATCCTGGACTGGGCCGAGCGCTACATCCGCCGCCTCGATCCGAGCAAGGCCGACTGGAACTGCAGCCATATCCCGCTCGACGACAGTCCCGCCTTCGATATCCTGAAGACTGCCAACACCGTCGCCGTGTTCCAGCTGGAAAGCCGCGGCATGCAGGGCATGCTCAAGGACGCCAAGCCTGACCGCTTTGAGGACATCATCGCGCTGGTGGCACTGTACCGCCCGGGCCCGATGGACCTGATCCCCAGCTTCTGCGCGCGCAAGCACGGCCGCGAGAAGGTGGAGTATCCCGATCCGCGCGTCGAACCCGTCCTGAAAGAGACCTACGGCATCATGGTCTACCAGGAGCAGGTGATGCAGATGGCGCAGATCATCGGCGGCTACTCGCTCGGCGGCGCCGACCTGCTGCGCCGCGCCATGGGCAAGAAGAAGCCCGAGGAAATGGCGCAGCACCGCGTGATGTTCCGCGAAGGTGCCGACAAGAATGGTCTCTCCGCGCAGCAGGCCGACGATATCTTCGACTTGATGGAGAAGTTCGCGGGCTACGGCTTCAACAAGTCGCACGCGGCCGCGTACGCACTGCTGGCGTACTACACCGCCTGGCTCAAGGCCCACCATCCGGCCGAATTCATGGCAGCCAACATGTCGCTGGCCATGGATGACACCGACAAGGTCAAGATCCTCTACGAGGACTGCAAGCTCAACAAGCTCGCGGTGCTGCCGCCCGACGTCAACGCCAGCGAATACCGCTTCGCGCCGACCGACTCCAAGACCATCCGCTATGGCCTGGGTGGCATCAAGGGCAGCGGCCAGGGCGCGATCGAAGACATCCTGCGCGCGCGCGAGGAACGGCCCTTCACCGATCTGTTCGACTTCTGCGAACGCGTCGACCGCCGCCAGGTCAACCGCCGCACTATTGAGGCATTGATCCGCGCCGGCGCTTTCGACAGCCTGAACGACAACCGCGCACAGCTGCTGGCATCGGTGCCGATCGCGATGGAGGCCGCCGAGCAGAAGGCGGAGTCCGCCAACCAGGTGTCGCTGTTCGACCTGATGGGCGATGCCGGCGAAGCGCACCGCCCAGAGTTGCTGGACGAGCCGCGCTGGAGCCCGAAGCGCGCGCTGCAGGAAGAGAAGCAGGCGCTTGGCTACTACTTCTCAGGCCATCTGTTCGATGCCTATCGCGACGAGGTGCGCCGCTTCAACAAGGGCACGCTGGCCGCGCTGGAAAAGGAAGTGCAGGGCAACGGCGGCGGCTTCGGCCGCGATGTGCGCGGCAAGGCCATCGCCGGCGTGATCTCCGGCGTCCGCACGCAGATGACCCAGCGCGGCAAGATGCTGATCGTGACGCTCGACGACGGCACCGGGCTGGTCGAGATGACGGTGTTCAACGAGCTGTTCGACGCCAACCGGCACATGTTCCGCGAGGACGAGCTGCTGATTGCCACGGGGAATGCGCGGCACGATACGTTTACCGGTGGGGTGAGGTTCACGGCGGAATCGGTGATGGACCTGGTGGCCGCGCGCCTCAAGTTCGCCAGCGCGGTGCGGCTGGCGATGAATGGCAATTCCTCGACCGGGATGCTGCGCGAACTGCTGATGCCGCACCTGGCCCGCGCCAGCGGCGGGCAGGGTTTGCCGGTGCGCATCCACTACCAGTCGGCGGCGGCTTCGTGCGAGGCCATGCTCGGAGCGGACTGGAAGGTGGTGCCCTCCGACGAGGCGCTGACCGCGTTGCGGCTGGCACTGTCGCCGGACAGCGTCAGCACCCTCTACGAATAA
- a CDS encoding glycosyltransferase family 4 protein translates to MKVGISCNRFGAGGGLERYALDISRAMAARAGTEVSVYARRFDTGVAQAAGVTPHRILVSWLPGKLRDRYFSWRLQARLPADEVLIGCNRVRGSDIAICGGTHRGYLGARGTEARRSDQWQIDLESAQYAGAHRVVAHSALMRREVIELYGMPPDRVELIYPPVDTQRFTPVDADARAALRREFGFGDDEVVFLFPSSGHARKGFDLLADYFSESDLPITLAVAGRPVGRTIPRVRELGYSSRIDALYRAADFTILASGYEPFGLVGVESVLCGTPLVFADNIACLEVIRPQAVHAFARDRAETLDRAIRAAVDAARSGQGRLADPMAMLNYDPGIEAHVDALLTLAASARAARQAA, encoded by the coding sequence ATGAAAGTTGGCATCTCCTGCAATCGCTTCGGCGCAGGCGGCGGCCTGGAACGCTACGCGCTCGACATCAGCCGCGCGATGGCCGCCCGCGCCGGCACCGAGGTGTCGGTCTACGCGCGCCGCTTCGACACCGGCGTGGCGCAGGCGGCCGGCGTCACGCCGCATCGCATCCTGGTCTCGTGGCTGCCCGGCAAGCTGCGCGACCGCTATTTCTCGTGGCGCCTGCAAGCGCGCCTGCCAGCGGATGAAGTGCTGATCGGCTGCAACCGCGTGCGCGGCTCGGACATCGCCATTTGCGGCGGCACCCACCGCGGCTATCTCGGCGCGCGCGGCACGGAAGCGCGCCGCTCCGACCAGTGGCAGATCGACCTGGAGAGTGCGCAGTATGCTGGCGCGCATCGCGTGGTGGCGCATTCGGCGCTGATGCGCCGCGAGGTGATCGAGCTGTACGGGATGCCGCCGGACCGCGTGGAACTGATCTATCCGCCGGTCGACACGCAGCGCTTCACGCCGGTCGACGCCGACGCGCGCGCCGCGTTGCGCCGTGAGTTCGGTTTCGGTGACGATGAGGTCGTGTTCCTGTTCCCGTCTTCGGGCCATGCCCGCAAGGGTTTCGACCTGCTTGCCGACTATTTCTCTGAATCGGACCTGCCGATCACGCTTGCCGTGGCCGGCCGTCCGGTCGGGCGCACCATCCCGCGGGTACGGGAACTGGGCTACAGCAGCCGCATCGACGCGCTCTACCGCGCCGCGGACTTCACCATCCTGGCTTCGGGCTATGAACCGTTCGGACTGGTCGGCGTGGAATCGGTGCTGTGCGGCACACCGCTGGTCTTTGCCGACAATATTGCCTGCCTGGAGGTGATCCGGCCGCAGGCCGTGCATGCCTTCGCACGCGATCGCGCCGAGACGCTCGACCGCGCGATTCGCGCCGCGGTCGACGCGGCACGCAGCGGCCAGGGCCGGCTGGCGGACCCGATGGCGATGCTCAACTACGATCCGGGCATCGAGGCCCACGTCGACGCGCTGCTAACGCTGGCGGCCAGCGCGCGTGCCGCCCGGCAGGCGGCCTGA
- a CDS encoding glycosyltransferase family 2 protein: MRVSAVIITRNEAHNIGPCLESVSWCEEAIIVDWASTDDTVAIARAAGATVIQTDDWPGFGPQKNRAVDAATGDWILSLDADERVTPALRDEIRGHLKRADAHALALPRLSAFCGTFVRHAGWYPDYVTRVFRKGRGRFTDDLVHEHLKVDDPVTHLREPLIHYSYRTLSDVLRKIDSYSSAGAQQAYARGKRSSVASAAGHGLWAFIRTYLLKRGFLDGSAGFGVALMNAQASYYKYAKLAQLQAETDLKAAAPEVTR, from the coding sequence ATGAGAGTCTCGGCCGTCATCATTACCAGGAATGAAGCTCACAATATCGGGCCATGCCTCGAAAGCGTGTCCTGGTGCGAAGAGGCGATTATAGTGGATTGGGCCAGCACGGATGACACGGTGGCGATTGCGCGTGCTGCCGGCGCCACTGTCATCCAGACCGACGACTGGCCTGGCTTCGGACCGCAGAAGAACCGTGCGGTTGACGCCGCCACGGGCGACTGGATCCTGAGCCTCGATGCTGATGAACGTGTCACCCCCGCCCTGCGCGACGAGATCCGGGGCCATCTGAAGCGGGCCGACGCCCACGCGCTTGCGCTGCCGCGCCTTTCAGCGTTCTGCGGCACCTTCGTGCGCCACGCAGGCTGGTATCCGGACTATGTGACCCGCGTCTTCCGCAAGGGCCGCGGCCGCTTCACGGATGACCTGGTCCACGAACACCTGAAGGTGGACGACCCGGTCACTCATCTGCGCGAGCCGCTGATCCATTACAGCTACCGCACACTATCAGACGTGCTGCGCAAGATCGACAGCTACTCCAGCGCAGGCGCGCAGCAGGCCTACGCGCGGGGCAAGCGTAGTTCGGTGGCGTCCGCCGCGGGCCACGGCCTGTGGGCCTTCATCCGGACCTACCTGCTCAAGCGAGGCTTCCTGGACGGCAGCGCAGGCTTCGGCGTGGCGCTGATGAATGCGCAGGCAAGCTACTACAAGTACGCCAAGCTGGCGCAGTTGCAGGCCGAAACCGATCTCAAGGCAGCCGCCCCCGAGGTCACCCGTTGA
- a CDS encoding glycosyltransferase family 25 protein — protein sequence MIGAYVINLDTARERRERISGQLAGLGIPFQVFRAVDGRVLAEEEVASKYDAAAAAARYRPMSRGEVGCGLSHLGVYRKMLDDGAAFALVLEDDASLGPDLASVLADLESRLDPDRAEVVLLSHVDKYTRWGARRLGGERRLVRRYGEWWLAHGYVVTRAAAQRLLAGLQPLWCAADYWSAFEKQGLVSVSAVVPYCIGLTELAETSSLETHRADLDATDKAQRSIGYYLRRYVYQRFLFQLIVRPFLRVARQKRPG from the coding sequence ATGATCGGCGCCTACGTCATCAATCTCGACACCGCGCGGGAGCGCCGGGAGCGCATCTCCGGCCAGCTGGCGGGCCTTGGTATCCCGTTCCAGGTGTTCCGGGCCGTGGATGGCCGCGTGCTGGCGGAGGAGGAAGTGGCCAGCAAGTACGATGCCGCCGCCGCCGCCGCGCGTTACCGCCCCATGAGCCGGGGCGAGGTGGGGTGCGGATTGAGCCACCTTGGCGTGTACCGCAAGATGCTGGACGACGGCGCCGCCTTCGCGCTGGTGCTGGAGGACGATGCATCGCTCGGCCCCGACCTCGCAAGCGTGCTGGCCGACCTCGAGTCACGCCTGGATCCGGACCGGGCCGAGGTGGTGCTGCTGTCCCATGTCGACAAGTACACCCGCTGGGGTGCGCGCAGGCTTGGCGGCGAGCGACGCCTGGTCAGGCGCTACGGCGAATGGTGGCTCGCGCACGGCTACGTGGTGACGCGCGCCGCAGCGCAGCGGCTGCTGGCCGGCCTGCAGCCGCTGTGGTGCGCGGCCGACTATTGGTCGGCCTTTGAAAAACAGGGTCTGGTGTCGGTCAGTGCGGTGGTGCCATATTGCATTGGCCTGACCGAGCTGGCCGAGACCTCGTCGCTCGAAACGCATCGCGCCGACCTGGACGCCACCGACAAGGCTCAGCGCAGCATCGGCTATTATCTGCGCCGCTACGTCTATCAGCGCTTCCTGTTCCAGCTCATCGTCAGGCCCTTCCTTCGGGTAGCCCGGCAGAAGCGGCCGGGCTAG